The Lysobacter luteus genome contains the following window.
CGGCCGAGCTGCTGGAGAAGGATTTTGGCGTCACGGCAGACATCTGGTCCTGCCCGAGCTTCAACGAGCTGGCGCGTGATGGCGTGGACGCCGAGCGCTACAACCGCATGAACCCCGAGTCGAAGGCCCCGCGCAAGCCGTACATCACCAGCCTGCTGGAAGGCCGCCAGGGCCCGGCGATCGTCTCGACCGACTACATCCGCGCCTACCCCGAGCAGGTCCGCGCCTACGTGCCGATGCACTACACCGTGCTGGGCACCGACGGCTTCGGCCGTAGCGACACCCGGGCGAACCTGCGCAGCCACTTCGAGGTGGACCGGTACCACGTCGCGCACGCCGCGATCGCGGCGCTGGCGGCGGAAGGGAAGATGACGGCGAAGGATGTGACGCGGGCGGTGAAGCAGTACAAGATCGATACGGACAAGCCAAACCCGATATCAATCTAAGCAACGATCGCGAGTACCAAAGGGGCGGCCGAAATGGCCGCCCTTTTTTGTGCAATTTGTCAGAGTCGACTTTGGCTGCGTCGCCTTGATGACGACACCCTCGGTACGGTCGTGCACTTGGCTCTGCGCGTGCGGGCGTCGTTGATGAGGCGCCGAGGCTCTACGCAGAGGCGCTTGGCCTCATCGGTCTGGCTCTAACGCTCGGCCGTCAGGCTGGTTTACTTCGGCGTTCAGACGATTGGACTCACGCGAGACCTTCCGAGCCCCAACGTCGAGGCAAAAAGCCTCACCCCTGAAGCAAAGAGCCTGACGGATGAGGCTGTTGCACCTCACCCGCCAGGCTTCAACACTCAACGGCGACGCTTTGGGCGTCGCGGGTGACTCATTCGGCCAAGGCGGCCTCCGGTTCGGGGGCGCGGGTGCCCTTGGCGAAGCGGGCAGACAGCTCGCGGCGGGCGCCCTTCAGCGCTTCGCCCTTGCCGGACACCTTGAGCAGGGCGTAGCCCTCCAGCGCGACGCCGATGATGTCGCTGCCCAGGGCCATCTCGGTGTCGTCGCCGCGCTCCAGCAACTGCCGCTGCTGGATCAGCCGCGGCCGAAGCGCGTCCAGCGCCACCAGGTCGGCCTGCGCCTCGGCCAGCCCCAGGTTGGGCGGCACCATCTGCGGGTTGGCCGCCAGCAACGCCAGCGTCTGCCGGCAGAAGGTCTCTGATTTGCTGCCCATCTTGTACAGGTCGCGACGCTGCGCCGGCTGCAGCGCGATCAATGGCGCGAACACACGACGCAGGGTCTCCAGCGCGCCATCAAGGTCGGCCAGGTCCTGCTCGGACAGGGTGAGGGAGAGGAGGTTTTGCATTGCAGTGTCCTTACGTTCCATTTGCGAGCCCGGCAATGCCAGAACGGCTGGGCCGGGCGGTCCATGCTCCGCCGCAATTCCGTGCGGGCGGTTGCCACAAGCCGACACGTCGGCGATGGAGCGGCGCGGAGTTTCGCAGAGGTGGCGGTGTGCGCCACCGTCTTGGCTGTGCCGCGCCGAAATTGCCGCTTCCAGCGAAGCGAAGCGACGTCAGGAACGTGAGCCGGGCGCCTCGGGCGTACCGTTGCGATGGAACAGCTCGCTGCTCCCGCACTGAGCGCACTCGCGGTAGAACGCGCCGCGCTCGCCTCTGAGGCGGGGCGTGTGCCCCGGCGCACACGTAAAGCGGATTGCAGTGTTTGTGCCGCAGGCTGCGCACTTGAAGTAGTAGCCGTAACGTCCCGAAAGCACACTCCCTTCGCTGGAACGGCAGCTCTTGCAAGCGCACTGTGCAACGTCTGTGCCGCTGTTGGTCGCACCGTACTGAACCCCGCTTGGAATCGTCGAGCTGCCACGCGCCGTGGCAAAGCCACTCGCAAAGTCGATAGTGGGTTCGATTCGACCGTCGGGCCTCACGGAAGCGCGAAGCGGCTGGCCGGTCACATCATCTTCCCTGCCAGCGGCACGCTGTCCGCTCTCTTCTTGTGGTTGATGAAGAGCCGCCAGCTGTCGCGCGACATACTCAATCGTGTCGCCTGACACGATCTTGGCAGCGGTCTTGAGGAGCGCTATGAGTCCGTTCTCGCTGTCGATGTCCCGCCAGATCGCTTTCTTGAGCTGGTCGGCTTTGATCACGCGCGAGGTGTCAAATCGCTTGGGCCGGTAGATCTTTGCATTAGGGCTGACCAACACAAAGGAGTGGAATGCCGGGGCTATGCGGACCCCAAGC
Protein-coding sequences here:
- a CDS encoding nuclease-related domain-containing protein, whose translation is MLIKAADDQKSRLEALEARAREGGPNALRIEQELRARRAGERAEREAAYLIDFDYAASPNWAVIHDLRIEHAGRVAQIDHLLINRWMDIYALETKSFHSGVKINDDGEFLRWNNYRKTYEGMASPLQQSERHIQVLRDVVAGIALPTRLGVRIAPAFHSFVLVSPNAKIYRPKRFDTSRVIKADQLKKAIWRDIDSENGLIALLKTAAKIVSGDTIEYVARQLAALHQPQEESGQRAAGREDDVTGQPLRASVRPDGRIEPTIDFASGFATARGSSTIPSGVQYGATNSGTDVAQCACKSCRSSEGSVLSGRYGYYFKCAACGTNTAIRFTCAPGHTPRLRGERGAFYRECAQCGSSELFHRNGTPEAPGSRS